A genome region from Carassius auratus strain Wakin unplaced genomic scaffold, ASM336829v1 scaf_tig00045601, whole genome shotgun sequence includes the following:
- the LOC113087942 gene encoding protein broad-minded-like, producing the protein MHGDVGRSLSLLLRFSRLLPSAFLWPPRLHSSVHLPIEIAQSGIHPIYSCTAHYVEMLLKAEVPLVFSAFRMSGFTPSQICIQWLGQCFWNYLDWSEICHYVATCVIMGPDYQVYLCVSALRHLQQDILQHTQTQDLQVFLKEEPIHGFRVSNYLEYMEGLERNYRSMVLSDMRSILPRSS; encoded by the exons ATGCATGGCGACGTTGGTCGTTCTCTGAGTCTGCTCTTGCGCTTCTCCCGTCTGCTGCCGTCTGCCTTCCTGTGGCCCCCAAGACTGCACAGCTCT gtACATCTCCCTATAGAGATTGCTCAGTCGGGCATTCATCCCATCTACTCTTGCACTGCTCATTACGTCGAAATGTTGCTCAAGGCCGAGGTTCCTCTGGTTTTTTCTGCCTTCAGGATGTCTGGCTTCACTCCCTCTCAG ATCTGTATTCAGTGGCTTGGCCAGTGCTTCTGGAACTACCTGGACTGGTCTGAGATCTGTCATTATGTAGCCACATGCGTCATCATGGGACCAGATTACCAGGTGTACTTGTGCGTCTCTGCCCTCCGTCACCTGCAGCAGGATATTCtgcagcacacacagacacaggaccTGCAGGTCTTTCTTAAG GAGGAGCCAATCCACggcttcagggtgagtaattaccTGGAGTACATGGAGGGGCTGGAACGCAACTACAGATCCATGGTGCTCTCGGACATGAGGAGCATCTTACCAAGGAGCAGCTAG